A genomic segment from Excalfactoria chinensis isolate bCotChi1 chromosome 15, bCotChi1.hap2, whole genome shotgun sequence encodes:
- the NEURL2 gene encoding neuralized-like protein 2: MTPSLYDPVLVYMAPSLSIWPRPCMAPSRTPLAAALPRAPLFRSGPTLRLPAAARRSAVKNSVAAMAAPSHPPTRFHRVHGANVRLDASRTRATRVESFANALCFSHEPLEPGQIFLVEIEEKEPGWCGHLRVGLTAHDPQSLGAVPEYSLPDLVGLGDSWVFAITRSHNRVSVDGREEPVPAPAPLWEPELRIEGVRIPRDKLVGRSRPGRYSHLLDELYRTNVLPPTALRSRIGVLYAPRPDGTADMHIVINGEDMGPSARSLPAARPLYAVVDVFASTKSVRVIQVEYGFPSLQTLCRLVIQKHVVHRLAIDGLDLPPMLKHFCQHE; encoded by the exons ATGACCCCGTCCCTATATGACCCCGTCCTTGTCTATATGGCCCCGTCCCTGTCTATATGGCCCCGTCCCTGTATGGCCCCGTCCCGCACACCCCTCGCTGCCGCCCTCCCGCGGGCCCCGCTCTTTCGGTCCGGCCCCACTCTCcggctgccagcagctgcccggCGCAGCGCGGTTAAAAATAGCGTTGCGGCCATGGCGGCTCCCAGCCATCCTCCCACCCGCTTCCACCGCGTGCACGGAGCCAACGTGCGCCTGGACGCCTCGCGCACGCGGGCCACGCGGGTCGAGAGCTTCGCCAACGCGCTGTGCTTCAGCCACGAGCCGCTGGAGCCCGGACAGATCTTCCTGGTGGAGATCGAGGAGAAGGAGCCGGGCTGGTGCGGGCACCTGCGCGTGGGGCTGACGGCGCACGACCCGCAGAGCCTGGGCGCCGTGCCCGAGTACTCGCTGCCCGACCTGGTCGGCCTGGGGGACAGCTGGGTGTTCGCCATCACCCGCAGCCACAACCGCGTGTCGGTGGACGGGCGGGAGGAGCCGGTtccggccccggccccgctctgGGAGCCCGAGCTGCGCATCGAGGGCGTGAGGATCCCCCGCGACAAACTGGTGGGGCGCAGCCGCCCCGGGCGCTACAGCCACCTCCTGGATGAGCTGTACCGCACCAACGTGCTGCCGCCCACCGCCCTGCGCAGCCGCATCGGCGTGCTGTACGCCCCCCGGCCCGACGGCACCGCCGATATGCACATCGTCATCAACGGGGAGGACATGGGGCCGAGCGCCCGGAGCCTGCCCGCCGCGCGGCCGCTCTACGCCGTGGTTGACGTCTTCGCCTCCACCAAAAGCGTCCGTGTGATCCAGGTGGAATATGGCT TCCCCTCCTTGCAGACGCTCTGCAGGTTGGTCATCCAGAAGCACGTTGTGCACCGCCTGGCCATCGACGGCTTGGATCTACCCCCCATGCTGAAGCACTTCTGCCAACACGAGTGA